The window GTTCTCCTTCATGATATTCTCTAAGTAAGAATGATACGCCTCTAGGAGCAGTTTTAGTCATCACAGATCTTGCTTTGTGCTTAAATCCGTGTGAACGACCATGAGATTTCTTAGTTGCCATATCTGAGTAGATTCCCCAGTGACCCTATTTTAACAGTTTCTAGTCATGCATTAGAGATAATGTCGGTTCTGAGTTGTCCACATGCAGCTGAAATTTCAGATCCCTTCTCAACTCTTACTGTACAATTTACATGAGATTTTAGCAATATTCTTTCAAATTCAAGGATATTCTTTTTGGATGGACGCTGAAAATTTCCTGCGGTTGAATTTATTGGAATTAGATTAACATGAGATCCATTTCCCTCTAAAAGAAGTGCAAGTTCGTTTGCAATTTCTTGTGAATCGTTAATGTTTTCAATTAAAGCATATTCAAATGTAACACGTCGTCCAGTTCGTTTAAAGTAACGTTTTCCTGCTGCAACTAGTTCATTTACTGAATGAGGTCCAGCTGTAGGAACTAATTTTTTGCGTAATTTATCATTTGGTGCATGTAATGATATTGCTAATCCAATTTGAAGATCTTCTTCTGCAAGTTTGTCAATACCAGATATTATCCCAATAGTAGAGATTGTGATGTTTCTCTGTCCAATTCCAAAACCTCGTGGATGTGTAAGTAAACGAACTGCGCGAATTGTTTCATCATAATTTGCAAGAGGTTCACCCATTCCCATAAAGACCAAATTTGTGATATGCTGACCTCGTTGCTGAAGTAAATTTGCAAAATGAATAACTTGGGCTACGATCTCTTCTGCCTTTAGATTTCTCTCAAAACCCATTTGTCCAGTCGCACAAAAAATGCATCCCATTGCACACCCAACCTGAGTTGAAACACAAATAGTAGATCTAGGATGGCCACCAATCTTTGTGGGTTCATATTGTATCAGAACTGTTTCAACTGGAGTTCCATCAGTCAGATTAAGCAATAATTTTGTAGTATCACCATCATCACTTACTACTCTATGAGTTTCAGTTGCAGAACCAATTGTATATCCATCTGCAATTAATTTATCTCGCATTGTAATCGGTAGTTGTTTTAACTCGGTGATGTTTTTTGGAAATTTATAATATAATGGGTATAGTATTTGATCTGCCCTATATCGCGGTTGCCCCATATCATTTACTAATTTTTCCATTTCCTCAGGTAACAAACGATAAAGATCAGTCATTATATTTTCACGATACCTCTCATATTCAACAATTAAGGCACTGTTATAATATTATAATTTAATCGAGACTCAATTTTTAAAACAAAATAAAATTTCTGAAAATAAAATAAAAAGAAGAAAAAGAAAATTACTCTTCTAATGACTCTAAATCATCATCAGAGTCAAGATCTTCAGTGGCTTGAACCATCTCTAGTTCGGTAGTTCCAGATGTAGATTCAACCAGTGTATCAGGTGTAGAATCAACAGTAGACTCGGTCATGGTTTCAGGTTCTTTCTCTTTTTTGGTTGCTTTTTTGGCTGCCTTTTTACCTGGCTTTTTCTCAGTATCTTCTAGGTCCATCACTCCTGCTTCACCCAATGCAAAGATTACTTCTTCTTCTGGATGGTGTGGACTATCTACCATTCGGGCAATTCGTTTCTTGCCTGATTTCTTAAAGTATATTCGGTATGTACTTGTGTGAGCAACTACGTTTCCACCTATTGGTCTAGTTGGATCACCAAAGAAAACATCAGGAGATGCCATTACTTGATTTGTGGCAATTGCGGCACAGTTGTAAGTTTCTGCAATTCTAGACAACATGTGAACAAAATGATTTAGTTTTTGTTGTCTATTTGACAATGTTCCTCTACCAAGATACTCGGCACGGAACAATCCAACTGCAGAATCTGCAATGATTAGTCGAATATTGTTTTCTTCGATTATAGGACCAGCTTCTTCGAGGATCAATGTTTGATGTGCGCTGTTATATGCACGTGCTACAATTATTCTGTCAAGAACTTTTTCTGGATCCATTTCATGTGCTTGTGCAATAGATACAATTCTTTCGGGTCTGAAAGTGTTTTCTGTATCAATATACAAAACACCACCATCCAATCCACCTTCTGTTTTTGGTTTTTGAACCATTACAGCTAGTGTATGCGCAAATTGTGTTTTACCTGAACCAAATTCACCATAGACTTCTGTAAGAGCCTGGGTTTCAATACCTCCATCAAATAGGGTATCAAGACAGTTAGTACCAGTTGTAATTTTACCAATATCTTGTCTGCGTTTGTACACTTCACTTGCAGTAACAAAATCTCTGGAGATCAATCCAGTTTCAACCAGATGTTGTCTTGCTTTGTTTACAATTTTTTCTGCAGTGTCTTTTTCCATTCCAGTTATTTCTGCAATTTCCACAGGACCTCTTACGATAAGATCCATAACATTGTGTACTCCTGCGTCGGATAATTTTCTAGTAGTTACAGGACCTACGCCCTCCAAACTATCTAATCTTAAATCTTCTACCATACCGTATGGTACGGTACTAGTACTTTATAACGTTATTGTTTTGAAAAATGATCGCAAAAAGATAACTTGTTATAACAATTTTGATCTAACGTCTCTTTCTTCTTTGTCCAGGTTTATTTTGTCCTGGAAATCTACCCAATTCAAATCGTTTTTTGAAGTTACTCTTGTTTCTAAGACTAGAGTTTGTACCAACAATTTTTCTTCCTTCAACTTTAGGAGTTTGTCCTCTTACTTTACCTGCTTTGGTAAGTGAACCGTGAGTTGCCATAATTTAATCATCTAAAATAGCAAATTTATGTATTTGTATGATTACCAGTATTTTGTCTTAATTGTTTCAATGACGTGTTCATGTTCTTTACTTTTATGACGTGCATATCTTTCCATTGCGCCTAAAGGAATGCCTCCCAATGATCTTGCAATTGCATTAAAGAAATATCTTTGTGGTCCTTTTGCACCGGTTTTTGTCATGAATTTTTGAATTCCGTATTTGAAATTATGTTGCCAAGTTTTATAGAGTACACCTAGTTGTGCAGGTGTCATTTCGTTTCCAATGTTAAAGAAATCAGATTTTTCTAATAATCCAATTGGAACAAAGGTAAGAGCTGTAGCAGTAAACATTGAATCTGGTTGTTCATGTTCTAATTCTGTGATTAAACGAATAGTATCCCAAGAATCTTCAGGTTGTTCATCATTGTCAAGTCCCATAATCAAAGTAAATGCTGGAATCCAATAATCTTTATTCAGAGTTTTTACACCTTCTTTTACTACCCAATGCCATTCACTTGGATCATATGGAGCAAGTTTTCTATCGGCATATTTTCCAATTAATCTCAAACTTCCTGTTTCAAAACCAGCTTGAATTCCAATCATGTTATCAGGACTAGATTTGATTATTCGTGAAAGGTTTGGAATTAGTTTTTCATCAGCTATTGCACCTGCCAAAGTACCATGAGTTGGGTTTGTATGGCCTACACCAGTTGACATGATAGCAGTAAATAGTTCTTCAAGTGCTTCTCTATTAGGTTCCATTCCTTTTGCAGTTCGAGGATCCATTCCATATACAAAAATATCATCGCTGTGAATCCAGGCAGATTTTGCACCACCTTTTTTGATGTTAACTTCAATTTCACGTTTGACTTTTTCCGGTGAATAATATCTCAATGATCTTAATGTAACATCACAGAATTTACAACCTCTACCACATCCTCGCATCACTTCAACCATTCCATGCATGCTTGGTTCTACAATTTCAGGAATTTCATCTAAATCTGGTCTATCCCAAAAATTTACAAATCTCCCATGAATTTTTTTTCCATTTCTCTCAAATTCTTTTATGTTTACTTTAAAGTCACTACGTTTTCTAAAAGGATCCATATTTTCAAAGTCGCCATTAATTAGATAATTGAAAAATCTGCCCGCGTGTCCATCAATTTCTGGAGCAATACCACCAAGTTCTCCTTCCAATATAGCATAGATACCAAATTCTTCAATTTTTTCGGGATCATAGTTGTATTGCCAAGTACCAGAAGCACCAGAAATAACTTTAGCTTTACTTCCGGTTTTTAGTTTTGCAGTTTTAATTCGTCGATGTAATTCTGTGTTGTAAAATTCATCATAAGAAGTTTGTTTACGTCCATATGTGAAAGTCATTGTAACAGGACCCATTCCTAATGGATCCATTTCATATGTACCAACAACTTGTGTATCAGGTCCAATGAATTTTTCAATGTGATCTGGATGTGCAACAACAACATCTTCACGTCTAAATCCATCACGGAGTAAACCTGCCTCTACTTTACGTAATCCATATGGAGCGTAGTTTGCCACACCATTTGTGTGAGGAATGTAATTACAAATAAAATCAAATAAAATCTTTGGAGTAACCTGATTTCCTAGAATCTTATACAAAAGACTTTTCTTATCACGATTTGGGTCTACTGCAGGAGCACATCCGAAAAACGTAGCTAGAGATAAACCACGATACGGAGACATTAATGTACGATCTGCTGTTAATACTATCTTTGGGGTACCCAATACTCTTCAACGCAATAATTTCATGATTTATTTTAAACCTTGCTGACCAAACTTAATAATTTTCTAGTATTCCAGCCTTATTCCTATGAAAATGACCAAATTCCATGTTTAAAATTAAATGATCACCATCAAACACTGTACCATCTTTACAAACCAAATCTTCTCCAACACAGCAACTCCCACAAATTCCCACACCACACTTCATCATACGCTCTAGACTTGCTTGAACAAACAATCCTCTAGAATGAGCTAGTTGGACAGTTTTGTACATCATTATTTCAGGGCCACATGTGTAGATACCATCAAAACGAGTTTCATTTACAAGTTTTTCAACCATACTAGTAACAAACCCCTTCTCTCCATAAGTTCCATCATCTGTAGTGATAATTACACGGTGAGGATTGTTTTTCAATAAATCATTTGCCAAGTCTTCAAAGAAAACTTCATTCTTTGATTTTGCACCAATTAGAACTGTGACATCGTCATTAGGTTTTATGTGTGTCAATAAACGCATCATAGGAACTAGTCCAGTCCCACCACCTACTAGCAAAAGTTTACCTTGTTTAAGATCAAATGAATTTCCATATGGTCCTCTTACACCAATTTGCTGGCCTACCTTAACATTAAACAAACCCGTAGATGCTGGACCGTGTTTTCTAACAGTAAAAGCAGCTTTACCAGATTCTTGAGCAATCATCACACTCATTGGCAGTTCATTGATTCCAGGTATCCATACCATTGCAAATTGACCAGGAAGAACACTTGACATTACATCGTCAGAAAAAATCAGAGTTCTAACAGTAGGTGTTTCATCAATTACTTTTTCAATTACACAAATTTTTGTATGATTAAGATTTCTTTGCAAGTCCTATCATCTCATTTATTTTTGAATATCCTTTTCTTTTCATATATTGAAGTATTCCATTGTTAATATCATTAAAAACATGTATCCAATTATCACCAATTGCACTTCCTATTTGAATTGCAGATGCACCTGCCAAAATAAATTCAATCGCATCTTCCCATGTAGATATCCCACCACATCCAATTATAGGAATATCATATTTTGAAGATATTTCATAAACACATCGTAAAGCAATAGGTTTAATCGGAGTACCAGATAGTCCACCGAATTTATTACTAAGTATTGGTCTTTGGGTTTCAACATCAATTGCAATAGCTCGTATTGTATTAATTGCAGTTATTGCATCAATACCAGAATCAACTGCAGCACTTACAGTATTAAGATAATGAGTTGTTCCCAGCCCTACTTTTGCAATTACTGGTACATGAGTAGAATTTTTTACAGTACTAACAATTTTTTTGACCAAATCAGGATCATCACCTACTTCTAATCCAACTTTGGCAACATGAGGACATGATAAATTCAATTCATATGCAATAACTTTTGAATTTTTAAACTGTTTAATCATTGTTGAAAAATCTTCAGGAATAGAGCCTACAAGACTGATAATTATTGGAACATCTTTGTTAGGTTCTATCATTTTGGCAAAATTTGGAGCACCTGGATTTGATAATCCTACTGCATTAATCCATCCACCACCATTTATTCCAAATATTGTAGGATTTGGATATCCATCCCAAGGTTCTGTACTTAGGGATTTACTTACAACTGCTCCTGCACCTGAACGATAAAGTCGATTAAAGACATCTAATGAAATACCCAATATTCCGGAGGCCAGCATTGCAGGTTTTTCTAGCTGAATTTTTCCTATAGAAGTAACCAGGCTGGGTTCCACTTTGAATCATGTACGTGGTTTCGAATATAATAGTTGATTCACCGTGTTTTTAGTACCTTTTTAAAAGGAGACCTGAAATTAACTATTCATGTATTCTGTAATCTTAACAGAATTTGGAATCGTGGTTTTTAAAGATGAGAAACTCGAAAAAGCATTTCCTTTCAAAGATGCAGTTCGAGATTATATTTCTGTGAAAAAAAAGGAATCAAAATTAAATGAACTTGTGAATTACCTTGGTCCTCTTCAAAGAGGAATTTCAGTTAGTGATGAATCATTGATGACATTACTGAAAAAAAATTCCATAGATGCACAAATGATGGAAGAATTAGAATTAGAAGAGATTCAGTCCACAAAACCACAAATTATTGTTGATTCAGGATTTGCAAAAAATATTTCAGAAGCATTATCAAAGCTAAGAGAATTTGCAATGGGATTATCATCATCAAAAGTTACAGAAGTTTCTGAGAGTCCAGATCTTCATATCATTCAAGCAATAAATTCTTTAGATGAGATTGATAAAATTGCAAATGGACTTAGCTCAAGATTACGAGAGTGGTATGGTTTACATTTTCCAGAACTGGATAACATTATTGATAGCATTAATGGTTATTCTCAAATTGTTTTGGCTGGAAAGCGAGAATCATTAACAAAAAAAGTGTATGAAGAAGCAGGATTTCCAGATTCTAAAGCAGATATGATTGCTTTGCTTGCATCAAAAAGTAGAGGAGGAGATATTTCAGATATCAATTTAGCAATTGTGCAATCAATTGCAAAACAAATTTTGAATTTCCATGACTTACGAAAAAAATTAGAAGCACATGTAGAGCTAGAAATGGAAACTGTAGCACCAAATCTTTCAGCAATTCTAGGAGCTGCCGTAGGTGCCAGAATATTAGGAAAAGCAGGAAGTCTAAAAAAATTAGCATCTATGCCAGCAAGTACTATTCAGATAATTGGTGCTGAAAAAGCATTGTTTAGATCATTAAAGACTGGTGCTCAGCCACCAAAACATGGATTATTGTTCCAACATGCTATGGTTCATGCAGCACCCAGATGGCAAAGAGGAAAAATTGCCAGAGCAATTGCTGCAAAGGCTGTGATAGCTGCTAGAGTTGATGTTTATGGAGAGGGTATCAATAAAATGTTATTAGAAAAATTAAACATAAGAGTAAACGAGATTAGTAAAAAATATGAAACACCTACTGAAAGAGAAACCAGAAAACCCGAATTATTCAGAGAACATACTGGAGAATCTAGAAGAAGAGAAGGTGGAGATTTCAGAAGAAGAGAGGGAAGTGATTCTAGAAGAGAAGGTGGAGAATCTAGAAGAAGAGAAGGTGGAGATTTCAGAAGAAGAGAGGGAAGTGATTCTAGAAGAGAAGGTGGAGAATCTAGAAGAAGAGAAGGTGGAGAATCTAGAAGAAGAGAAGGTGGAGAATCTAGAAGAAGAGAAGGTGGAGAATCTAGAAGAAGAGAAGGTGGAGATTTCAGAAGAAGAGAGGGAAGTGATTCTAGAAGAGAAGGTGGAGAATCTAGAAGAGAAAATAAAAATTACAGAGAAAGAACAGATTCAAAATCAAATAAAAATAAAAAGAGATCCAAGTTTGAAAGAAGATAATTTTGAATTTTTTTGGATAAATTCAGATGGTGAAAAAAAACTAGCTACTGAAAATTTAGTCATAGGTAATCAAGTATATAATGAAAAATTAATTACAAAAAAAGGGACAGAATATAGGTTATGGGATCCTTTTAGAAGCAAATTAGCTGCCGCAATAATGAATGGATTAGAAATATTTCCATTTAAAGATAAATCATCCATATTATATCTTGGAGTATCAACGGGTACAACAGTTAGTCACATTTCAGATATTGTTGGACCATCAGGAATTATTTTTGGAGTTGAACATGCTAGTAGAGTAGCACGAGATTTCTTAGACAGAGTTGCATCACATAGAGCAAATATAATTCCAATTTTACAAGATGCAAGAAAACCAAAAGAGTATTTTTCAGTATTTGGCAAAGTTGATGTAGTTTATGTAGACATTGCACAGCCTGATCAAACAAACATAGCTATAGAAAACTGCAAAATGTATCTTAAGAAAGACGGATATTTCTTTTTAGTAATAAAGACCAGAAGTATAGATGTAACAAAATCTCCAAAAAGAATTGTTGAAGAAGAGATACAAAGAATGGAAGTTCATTTTGAAATTCTACAAGTAATAGATCTTCATCCTTATGACAAAGACCATGCAATGGTAATTGCAAAGTTCCTAAAGTGATTTTTTACTCAATATTTGTTGAGTAGGTTTCCAACTTTTACGCACAAAAATAGGAAGTACTTGATTGAGGTTATAATAAGATGCAACAAAATCAATTGTTTTTGAATCAGATGGATATCCACTTCCTAAATCATATTTTTTTCTAAGTTTTAGTATAGCCCTATCTCTAGTAACTTTAGCAATTATTGATGCAGCAGATACCACAATAAATCTACTATCAGCATGATGATATGAACGAATTTTTTTATGTTTAGATAGTTTTGCTATTTCTTTTCCAAATCTTTTTGGATTTACATCACATGAATCAACGTATGAAGTATCAGGATTTAATTTTGAAATGACTTTTGCCATATATTTAGCCTCCAAATGATTAAGATTGTGTTTGAACACATTGGCATCAATTATTTTTGGAGAAATTTTTGCTACATAGTAATTATCAACTAATAGGATTATTTTTTTATAAAGTTCTTCTCTCGATTTTGGAGTTAATTGTTTTGAATCTTTTACACCTAATTTAGATAGCTTAGAAATATTTTTTTTTGATATAATAATGCCAGCGATTACAAGGGGACCAAGCATAGAACCACGTCCAGCATCATCAATTCCACAAATCAGCATTGATTCTGTCTTAAAACACATGTATTAAACCGTTATAGGTAAATGAAATATAGATTAAGAATTGCAGATCCCAGATGAAACGTTACAAGAGATAATAGAAGGACAAACAAAAATCATTGTTCCAAAAAAATCATTGACAGATAAAGTTCCACCTAAAGAACCAGCATTTTTTAATCCAAAAGCAAAAGTGAGTAGAGATTTTTCAATAATTGCATATGGAGCATTTCTAAAAAAATTTAAAGGTCCAAAAATATTTTTAGAAGGATTATCAGGTCTTGGAGTAAGAGGATTACGGGTTGCAAACGAATTACAAACAGATAAAGTAATAATTAATGATCTAAATCCATCCGCATTAAAATTAGCAGAGTATTCAGCACGATTAAACGATTTAAAGAATATCGAATATTCAGAAATGGAAGTATGTAGATTTTTTAGCAAATATTCTACAAAAGGTCAAAGAGGTTCAATTGTAGATATAGATCCATTTGGTTCACCGTCACAATTTTTTGATTGTTGTCTTAGAGCTACTATGCATGGAGGAATTCTTTCGATAACTGCAACAGATCTTCAGGTATTAAATGGTCTTTATCAAAGCGCATGCAAGAGAAAATACGGCGGAGTGCCAATAAGAGTAGAATATGGTAATGAGATGGCAATTAGATTAATTCTAGGATGTCTCAGAAGGGTTGCAGGAAGAATAGGCGTTGAGATTGTTCCAATATTTGCAGAAAGCAATATGCATTATTACAGAACATATGTGCGAGTACTTATTCGACAGGATCAAAAAGAAAATATTGGATATATTATACATTGTAAAAATTGCGGACATAGAAAAATAGTATTAGAACAAATTAATGAATGTGAATTGTGTAATTCAAAATTAAATATAGGAGGACCTTTATGGATAGATAAAATTTTTGACAAAGAATTTGTAAATGATATGATTTTAAAACTACCAGAATTATCAGTCGGAAAGGTTTGTGAAAAAACATTACAAAAATGTTTAATAGAATCAGAAATGCCTGGAATTTATTTTACATTAGATGAAATTGCATCCAAAATGAAAGCCTCACCTCCAAAATTAGAAGATGCAATTATAAATTTACGAAAAAACGGATATCTTGCTAGCTGTACGTCATTTAGCCCTACTGGATTTAGAACAAATGCAAACATAAATGAAATAATCAGTGTTTTTTCAGATCAACCAGTAAATCCCAAACAGACATAATACAACTCACTGCTTTGTTTTCTACTAGCTTCAGGTTTTGTAAGATTTATTCTAGCAAATTTCTTTTTAACATAGTCTTTAAATTCCATAGAATATTCTCCATCAAAAACTTTGAAAATTGCATTACCTTTATGCATTAGAACCTTATCCATAATTTTTGTACATTCATAATTTAGTGAAATTTGTATTGCATGATCAACAGACCAATTCCCAGTTACTTGTGGAGAAAGATCACATATCACTGCATTTACTTTTCTTTCAAAATAAGACATAATTTCGTCAACTACAAACTCATTTTCAATATTTTCTCTAATTATATGAGCTCCAGGTATTTCCTCAACATATGAAGTATCAATACCCATCACCTTACCTTTATTTCCAGTAAGTTTTACTGCCATTTGAGTCCAGCCTCCAGGGGCACATCCCAAATCAAGAACATAAAATCCAGGTCCAATGATTCGATAAGATTGATTAAGTTGTTTGAGCTTGTATGCAGCTCTACTTCGATAACCCTGTTCATGCGCTAATTTTCTGTATTGATCTCGACGTGCATCTATTAACTTCATTTGGCTTTCGTAGGTTTTTTCATCTCTGATAGTACCCAGTCTTCAATGAATTGACAATTACGTGGGCTTATTTCTCCTTCAAGTGAGCATTTTTGTTCGACTGGACAAACAAGACATGGGGCATTTTCAATTGACATAGTACTGATAGGAGTCTTCTTTAGAATTAATTTATACGTCCAACGACCTTTATCGAGAATTTTTTCTCTGTAAATAGTTCCCATTCTTTCTAACTTTAATGCCAATCTAGAACCATCTCTACTAGTTAGCTTTAGTTTTTTCCAAAGTTCACTTTGAAACATTCCACTAGATTCACGCTCAGCTAAAACATCACATATTTTATTTGTGAGTCTTTCCATGTCAACTTTTTCAATTTGGAAATTTTCAATCTCTTCATCGGTAAGTTGTTCTTCTAATTCTTCTTCTAATGTTTTTTCTGCTTCTTTTTTGATTTCTTCTAATTCTTTCTTAGTAAGCTTTTTTGGTTTAGGTGCTGCTTCTTTTTTTGCTGGTTTCTTTTCTTTAGGTGCTGCTTCTTTTTTTGCTGGTTTCTTTTCTTTAGGTGCTGCTTCTTTTTTTGCTGGTTTCTTTTCTTTAGGTGCTGCTTCTTTTTTTGCTGGTTTCTTTTCTTTAGGTGCTGCTTTTTTTAAAGGAACTTCAGATATTTTATCTTGTTTTTTTGTCATCAAATCACCTTAATTTTTAATATAACTCCTAATCATACAATAATTCATTCCTATTTAATGGTAAATTTTTCACTTGTGGTTATACTACTCTTTTGATTCTGATCGGTCATTTTCACGACTAGATCATACTGTCCAGGTTTATCTATTATTTCAGAGAAATCATCATCAATAGGTAAAAAAGAGTTGTTTTCATCAAAACATTGTTTTAAAAATCCACTTTGTGTAACTATATGTTTTCCAGAATAAACAGTAACATATAGATCTCCACAGTCAAACTGAGAATCATCAATTTTTACTTGAATTTGAATAGGGGATGAAATAGAATATTGATTTTCTAACCCAATGATGGATATATCTTCATCATTTTTTATGATTTCAGAATTGCCCATGGGCCACATATTGAGTTCACGATCCGGCGATTGAAGAACATCAGCCATAACAACAGTACCAAAAGCAATTGAAAGTACAATTGGCAAAACAAATACAACATATACTAAACTTGTTGCCATTTCGTTTTTCACCTGTAAATCCCTTATATCTATTTAGCAAAATTCCAATACGCATGATGAATTTGACGAATGAGTTAAATCGGACCCGACTAAATATTGCTAGATGCGACTTAGAAAATTTAGAGTTAGAGCATATCGTTGCATTCATGATTCTGGCGAAATTACTGTTGGTGATTTAGCAGCATTTGTTGGAAGAAATGAAAGTGGAAAAACAACAATTCTACAAGCATTAACATTATTAAATAAAGATGAAAAAATTTCAGATTTAGATCTTTGCGATGAATTATCAGAAGAGTTAAAAGGAGAAGTTACACTTGCTGAGGGAGAATTTGAATTAAGTTCAAACGAGATTAAATTAATCAAAGAAGCATTTCCAGGTTTACCAGACATAAGAAAAATAAAATTATTTAGAACAAATAAAATACCTAGAGTACAATATGAGTTTGAAAATATTCAACTTAGTGATGAGCGAAATAATGAAATAAACTCTTGGGAGAATTTTTCAAGACAGATTAAGAATTTTTTAGATACAATACCAAATCATCTTAAAATTCAAATCAATACTGAATTATTTGACGGTCCTCCACCAAAGAATCAACAGATATTCAATAGCGGAATGGCTGAATTTAGCAATCAATTTCACGTAATAGCTGTTCAAGAGCCTAAAGTAATAGAAGAATGGCAAAAAATATACCATAATCCAGAAAATCAATATCATAAACTTCTTAGTGGTAGTAGTGAAAAATCAGCGTTAGAGAATTTCATTGCATCTGAATTACATCCTCGATTTGTTTATTTTTCTGATTACAAAAAAATCTATGGCAATATCAATCTCAATGAATATCTTAGAGAAGAAAAAGGGGTCAGGGCAAGCTCAATTGAATTTATTGAAGAGTTTGACAAGGCCGAAACAGTAAGAAATCTTTTCTATTTGGCAGAATTAGACATTAAAACATTAGATGACGTAAAAGAAACTCCATCAAAATGTATCAAATTATTGAATACGGCAAGCAATAGATTAACTAAGAAATTAAATCCAGCATGGAAAGGCGACCCAATCCATGTTGAATTAAGATACAATCCAGGAAATATCATGAGTGTAGTAATTTCAGATATTCATCGTGATGGAACAGTAACCAACACAGGATTGCTAAATAGAAGAGCAGAAGGTTTCAAATGGACATTTTCTTTTATTGTAAATTTTGCAGCAGAAACACAGAGAGCAGAACTCAAAGAAGCAATATTACTTCTCGATGAACCAGCAAGAAATCTTCACCCTACTCAACAAAGAGGAATTTCAGATTTGTTAAAGAATCTTGCAGGCTCAAATCAGGTTTTGTATGCAACACATTCACCATTTATGATTTTTGATTATACTCCAGGAAACTTGTTGGTAGTAGAATTAGATAAAAGAAAACACCTTAGCAAAATTTTTTATGATTACTGGAATGCCGATGATAAAACACTAACCCCAATTCTATATGGATTATCAAGAGGGTTGGTCGAATCGATTGTAGATAGAGAAATTGGAACTAACTCAAGACCAGTGATTATTGTTGAGACAATGTCAGATGCAATGTATCTTAATGCTTTTGATAAATTTTTACAGGATCCAAACATATCAATGAATCCACTTAATGTAGTAGCTGCTTATAATAAAAATTCAGTATTACCTCTGGCAATATTTTATAGAAATCACGGATATAGGACATTTATTTTATTGGATGATTCAGAT is drawn from Nitrosarchaeum sp. and contains these coding sequences:
- a CDS encoding dihydroorotate dehydrogenase, producing the protein MEPSLVTSIGKIQLEKPAMLASGILGISLDVFNRLYRSGAGAVVSKSLSTEPWDGYPNPTIFGINGGGWINAVGLSNPGAPNFAKMIEPNKDVPIIISLVGSIPEDFSTMIKQFKNSKVIAYELNLSCPHVAKVGLEVGDDPDLVKKIVSTVKNSTHVPVIAKVGLGTTHYLNTVSAAVDSGIDAITAINTIRAIAIDVETQRPILSNKFGGLSGTPIKPIALRCVYEISSKYDIPIIGCGGISTWEDAIEFILAGASAIQIGSAIGDNWIHVFNDINNGILQYMKRKGYSKINEMIGLAKKS
- a CDS encoding ribonucleotide-diphosphate reductase subunit beta; its protein translation is MYSVILTEFGIVVFKDEKLEKAFPFKDAVRDYISVKKKESKLNELVNYLGPLQRGISVSDESLMTLLKKNSIDAQMMEELELEEIQSTKPQIIVDSGFAKNISEALSKLREFAMGLSSSKVTEVSESPDLHIIQAINSLDEIDKIANGLSSRLREWYGLHFPELDNIIDSINGYSQIVLAGKRESLTKKVYEEAGFPDSKADMIALLASKSRGGDISDINLAIVQSIAKQILNFHDLRKKLEAHVELEMETVAPNLSAILGAAVGARILGKAGSLKKLASMPASTIQIIGAEKALFRSLKTGAQPPKHGLLFQHAMVHAAPRWQRGKIARAIAAKAVIAARVDVYGEGINKMLLEKLNIRVNEISKKYETPTERETRKPELFREHTGESRRREGGDFRRREGSDSRREGGESRRREGGDFRRREGSDSRREGGESRRREGGESRRREGGESRRREGGESRRREGGDFRRREGSDSRREGGESRRENKNYRERTDSKSNKNKKRSKFERR
- a CDS encoding fibrillarin-like rRNA/tRNA 2'-O-methyltransferase, coding for MKEDNFEFFWINSDGEKKLATENLVIGNQVYNEKLITKKGTEYRLWDPFRSKLAAAIMNGLEIFPFKDKSSILYLGVSTGTTVSHISDIVGPSGIIFGVEHASRVARDFLDRVASHRANIIPILQDARKPKEYFSVFGKVDVVYVDIAQPDQTNIAIENCKMYLKKDGYFFLVIKTRSIDVTKSPKRIVEEEIQRMEVHFEILQVIDLHPYDKDHAMVIAKFLK
- the rnhB gene encoding ribonuclease HII; this translates as MLICGIDDAGRGSMLGPLVIAGIIISKKNISKLSKLGVKDSKQLTPKSREELYKKIILLVDNYYVAKISPKIIDANVFKHNLNHLEAKYMAKVISKLNPDTSYVDSCDVNPKRFGKEIAKLSKHKKIRSYHHADSRFIVVSAASIIAKVTRDRAILKLRKKYDLGSGYPSDSKTIDFVASYYNLNQVLPIFVRKSWKPTQQILSKKSL
- a CDS encoding tRNA (guanine-N1)-methyltransferase; translated protein: MQIPDETLQEIIEGQTKIIVPKKSLTDKVPPKEPAFFNPKAKVSRDFSIIAYGAFLKKFKGPKIFLEGLSGLGVRGLRVANELQTDKVIINDLNPSALKLAEYSARLNDLKNIEYSEMEVCRFFSKYSTKGQRGSIVDIDPFGSPSQFFDCCLRATMHGGILSITATDLQVLNGLYQSACKRKYGGVPIRVEYGNEMAIRLILGCLRRVAGRIGVEIVPIFAESNMHYYRTYVRVLIRQDQKENIGYIIHCKNCGHRKIVLEQINECELCNSKLNIGGPLWIDKIFDKEFVNDMILKLPELSVGKVCEKTLQKCLIESEMPGIYFTLDEIASKMKASPPKLEDAIINLRKNGYLASCTSFSPTGFRTNANINEIISVFSDQPVNPKQT
- a CDS encoding RlmE family RNA methyltransferase; this translates as MKLIDARRDQYRKLAHEQGYRSRAAYKLKQLNQSYRIIGPGFYVLDLGCAPGGWTQMAVKLTGNKGKVMGIDTSYVEEIPGAHIIRENIENEFVVDEIMSYFERKVNAVICDLSPQVTGNWSVDHAIQISLNYECTKIMDKVLMHKGNAIFKVFDGEYSMEFKDYVKKKFARINLTKPEASRKQSSELYYVCLGFTG